A single genomic interval of Salmo trutta chromosome 13, fSalTru1.1, whole genome shotgun sequence harbors:
- the LOC115206379 gene encoding rho GTPase-activating protein 32 isoform X2, with product MSLCITPDEDKNQPDPYNSTTPTDKSPQGSTTAMVRNDELTELPAEHEPTLRSCVSTASMKVKNVKKLTFPRGHFPRLAECAHFHYETVDFGTVQTALLWEHLQPVSTTVVQSVNCGSFNFQEVAGESSYVQHWRICPLQRNKLRGRRLVWIPRSHSSLFRSAARLNLVSVSQSRSWLVKRSYEDFRVLDKHLHLCIYDRRFSKLNELPRFDSLKDTVEEITKMLAAYLSHLSAIADNKINCGPVLTWMEIDNKGNRMLVAEESSINVPAIAAAHVIKRYIAQATDELTFEVGDIVSVIDMPPKEDTGWWRGKHGFQVGFFPCDCVELISDRIPTCVSSLVPKPVCKKHGKLVTFLRSFMKSRPPPQKLRQRGILRERVFGCDLGEHLLNSEHDVPQVIKCCTEFIERHGVVDGMYRLSGISSNIQKLRHEFDSEEIPDLSRDVFKQDIHSIGSLCKLYFRELPNPLLTYQLYERFSEAVSAATDEERLVKIHNVIQQLPPPHYRTLEFLMRHLSQLATFSPITNMHTKNLAIVWAPNLLRSKQIESACFSGTAAFMEVRIQSVVVEFILNNTETLFSPKVNAHNQESSGTSTLSRPKSLLVCSPSTKLLSLEEAQARTQAQLGSPVTTPVLSHSEYIEVGEGPGALMGKFHTVIALPTESKRAPGKVKKSPVGSWRSFFHLGKSSSMTSKRKLKRHPSEPNEIKSIALPGGRGDSGTLRSTKSEESLTSLHNLEREPQMYHLPRPHSTSDALSTAFRDDLCDARVKVDHYNNQAKEVHSGADGPAYDPAGVSPPHQEDDLDLCLPAPGMAFLDFDPMSFQCSPVSPPSAKSAPQRKASVNCKKLVGGSSESKPSSLNKVPSNSQSPDISPVRRKRGEKKKASRVVSPKLRQKSSLSPPVVETDVHTVCVSAPLCVSDTQGGESSPPPLDRCESQLVSEEGSEARAPCRPPSPPSFTSTVTDSLASQNPPDAGTDRLVNSVSVLPPHPPLTSAARRLALALAESAQKATLTSQRRSTQPPYPLQRQDTPHPLDRPPRPSVLHLQPCSQDYGDLKVSSPATLLPMTGTPVESPCGRFPGHERKQAPEGQVAMSNFSPTVSPLEAGAVLKGSTEVRDQREGRDQPLGAVRTVHLQTVSSSYLSGGAPPPIQSVCSIQSQLAAAVLANTDSVNAYNYQTVLAEASMPGSVEEIPPRHPLPSLVNHYSCDGERAMREAEDVYRLHRVNPAGQVCGPPRPDYFPPHQAGPKSMYKPTPDSCYSTLGLRYYPSFSPQYSGLPQPREEHSSSGHHRPRGQWQRTEDRALGYPGIRRARSFHAQQPIRIQLADTLFYVQRPAVQEKEYKRLLQSDVQPLQPYFENGCVQYRYSPYSDAAPLEESYYYVDPYRTSRIRHSQSYTMRSTKDCGHPGYHYRPSHNIPPAKRELFLESRDPERAIYKSWDHPEGCDRPVYQPIRQENRAKQRPQGPIMSPYENLNPPLPQSDIRGRDISHTRSRSDPGNAWLLAIDRVDRQREVPAMSPISPGQQLSDPSDYIRHQRVHWPGKEPVPPMRESVSRRTQSKQGTPQQYQPQPQHCNVPMLLDVKNVEQSEGGHSRGYDQDKVIMGNTANSYSARLKPSIPRRPRSQSIKEPRYYHHVKSPVEPDHPGSFSTQHHRRTQSTKAMPSHYDNLEGYYPAPKPKPSGSGKAMPGPFPGHGCMPPHSHRLLSHGLGGHGAFLQTGLRPEAGVYAE from the exons CTGTCCTTTGCAGAGGAACAAACTGAGGGGCAGAAGGCTGGTCTGGATTCCAAGGAGCCACTCTTCCTTGTTCAGATCTGCTGCCAG GCTCAATCTTGTCTCTGTGTCTCAGAGTCGGAGCTGGTTGGTGAAGCGCTCCTATGAAGACTTCCGTGTGCTAGACAAACACCTCCACCTTTGTATCTATGACCGACGCTTCTCCAAACTCAATGAGCTGCCTCGCTTTGACTCTCTGAAGGACACAGTAGAG GAAATAACCAAGATGTTGGCAGCCTACTTGTCCCATCTCTCAGCCATCGCTGACAACAAGATCAACTGTGGTCCAGTGCTGACATGGATGGAG ATTGATAACAAGGGCAACCGCATGCTGGTAGCTGAGGAGTCCTCCATCAATGTTCCTGCCATCGCCGCGGCCCACGTTATCAAACGCTACATTGCCCAGGCCACAGACGAGCTGACCTTTGAG GTAGGGGACATTGTGTCAGTCATTGACATGCCTCCTAAAGAGGACACTGGCTGGTGGAGAGGAAAACATGGTTTTCAG GTTGGCTTCTTCCCCTGTGATTGTGTGGAGCTGATCAGTGACAGGATTCCCACCTGTGTGTCCAGCTTAGTGCCAAAACCAG TGTGTAAGAAGCATGGGAAGCTGGTGACATTCCTGAGGAGCTTCATGAAGTCCCGTCCACCCCCCCAGAAGCTGAGGCAGCGTGGGATCCTCAGGGAGAGGGTGTTTGGCTGTGACCTGGGGGAACACCTCCTCAACTCAGAACATGATG tCCCCCAGGTGATAAAATGCTGTACTGAGTTCATTGAGAGACATGGTGTCGTGGACGGGATGTACAGACTCTCTGGGATCTCCTCCAACATCCAGAAACTGAG ACATGAGTTTGACTCGGAGGAGATCCCAGACCTCAGTAGAGATGTTTTCAAACAGGATATCCACTCCATAGGGTCCCTCTGTAAACTGTACTTCAGAGAGCTGCCCAACCCTCTGCTCACCTACCAGCTCTATGAGAGATTCTCA GAGGCTGTATCTGCAGCTACTGATGAGGAGAGGCTGGTGAAGATCCACAACGTCATCCAGcagcttcctcctcctcactacag GACTCTGGAATTCCTCATGAGACATTTGTCCCAACTAGCCACCTTCAGCCCCATTACCAACATGCACACCAAGAACCTGGCCATCGTCTGGGCTCCAAACTTGCTCAG GTCCAAGCAGATTGAGTCGGCCTGTTTTAGTGGAACTGCAGCCTTTATGGAGGTGCGTATCCAGTCAGTGGTGGTGGAGTTCATACTGAACAACACAGAGACACTCTTCAGTCCCAAGGTCAACGCCCACAACCAGGAGAGCTCAG gTACCAGTACCCTATCCAGGCCCAAGTCTCTGCTGGTGTGCTCTCCCTCCACTAAGCTGCTATCTCTGGAGGAGGCCCAGGCCCGTACCCAGGCCCAGTTGGGCTCCCCTGTTACTACCCCCGTTCTGTCCCACAGCGAGTACATTGAGGTGGGGGAGGGACCCGGGGCGCTGATGGGCAAGTTCCACACAGTCATTGCGCTCCCCACTGAGAG TAAGAGGGCTCCTGGGAAGGTGAAAAAGTCCCCAGTGGGAAGCTGGCGTTCATTCTTCCACCTGGGCAAATCGTCCTCCATGACCTCCAAACGCAAGCTGAAGCGTCACCCCAGCGAACCCAATGAGATCAAGAGCATCGCGCTGCCAG GTGGAAGAGGTGATAGTGGGACACTGCGCTCCACCAAAAGTGAAGAATCTCTCACGTCTTTGCACAATTTGGAAA GGGAGCCCCAGATGTACCACCTCCCTAGACCACACTCCACCAGCGATGCCCTCTCCACCGCATTCAGGGATGACCTGTGTGATGCTAGGGTCAAAGTTGACCACTACAATAACCAGGCCAAGGAGGTCCATAGTGGTGCTGATGGTCCAGCCTATGACCCAGCTGGCGTGTCCCCTCCACATCAGGAGGACGACCTTGACCTCTGTCTTCCAGCCCCTGGCATGGCCTTTCTGGACTTTGACCCCATGTCCTTCCAGTGCAGCCCAGTGAGCCCACCATCAGCTAAATCCGCTCCTCAACGCAAAGCAAGCGTCAACTGTAAGAAGCTTGTCGGGGGTTCCAGTGAATCAAAGCCCTCATCCCTGAATAAAGTCCCCAGTAACTCCCAGTCCCCTGACATCAGCCCAGTCCGTAGGAAAAGAGGGGAGAAAAAGAAAGCGTCTCGGGTCGTCTCCCCCAAACTCCGACAGAAGTCCTCTTTGTCCCCCCCTGTTGTCGAAACAGATgtgcacactgtgtgtgtgtctgccccaCTCTGTGTCTCAGACACCCAGGGGGGTGaatcctcccctccacctctggATCGGTGTGAGTCCCAACTAGTGAGTGAGGAGGGGAGTGAGGCTAGGGCACCCTGCCGGCCCCCCAGCCCACCAAGCTTCACCTCAACTGTCACAGACAGCCTGGCTTCACAAAACCCTCCAGATGCAG GAACAGATAGGCTTGTGAATTCAgtgtctgtcctccctcctcaccctccgtTGACGAGTGCTGCCCGCAGGCTGGCCCTGGCCCTGGCTGAGTCTGCCCAGAAGGCCACACTGACCTCCCAGAGGAGGAGCACCCAGCCCCCCTATCCTCTCCAGAGACAGGACACCCCCCACCCCCTGGACAGACCCCCACGACCCTCTGTTCTCCACCTCCAACCCTGCTCTCAGGATTACGGCGACCTCAAGGTCTCTTCTCCAGCCACCCTCTTACCCATGACTGGCACACCAGTTGAGAGTCCTTGTGGCCGTTTCCCTGGCCATGAGAGAAAACAGGCCCCTGAAGGACAAGTGGCCATGAGTAACTTCAGTCCCACTGTCAGTCCCTTAGAGGCTGGAGCTGTACTGAAGGGCAGCACAGAGGTGAGGGaccagagggaagggagagaccAGCCCCTGGGAGCTGTAAGGACTGTTCATCTTCAGACTGTGTCCTCCTCGTATCTCAGTGGTGGGGCCCCCCCTCCCATTCAATCAGTCTGCTCCATTCAGAGCCAGTTAGCTGCCGCTGTCCTTGCTAACACTGACTCAGTCAATGCCTATAACTATCAGACTGTTCTTGCTGAGGCGTCCATGCCAGGGTCTGTGGAGGAGATCCCTCCACGTCATCCTCTGCCGTCCTTAGTCAATCATTACAGCTGTGATGGAGAGAGAGCTATGAGGGAGGCTGAAGACGTGTACAGACTTCATCGGGTCAATCCAGCAGGACAGGTATGTGGACCTCCTCGGCCTGACTATTTCCCTCCCCACCAGGCAGGGCCCAAGAGCATGTACAAACCCACGCCTGACAGCTGCTACAGTACTTTAGGCCTCCGGTActacccctctttctccccccagtACAGTGGTCTACCCCAACCCAGGGAGGAGCACAGCTCCAGTGGCCACCACAGACCCAGGGGACAATGGCAGAGGACTGAGGATAGAGCCCTGGGCTACCCCGGCATCCGCAGGGCACGCTCCTTCCATGCCCAGCAACCTATTCGTATTCAACTGGCAGACACCCTGTTCTACGTCCAACGTCCAGCTGTCCAGGAAAAGGAGTACAAAAGGCTACTCCAGTCAGATGTCCAACCTCTGCAGCCGTACTTTGAGAATGGCTGTGTTCAGTACCGCTACAGCCCCTACTCAGACGCAGCGCCTCTAGAGGAGTCTTACTACTATGTGGACCCTTACAGGACGAGCCGCATCCGACACAGTCAGTCATACACCATGCGCTCTACCAAGGATTGTGGACATCCTGGTTACCACTACCGTCCCTCACACAACATCCCACCTGCAAAAAGAGAACTCTTCTTGGAGAGCAGGGATCCAGAGCGAGCCATTTACAAGTCCTGGGACCACCCAGAGGGTTGTGACAGACCAGTCTATCAGCCAATCAGGCAAGAGAATAGAGCCAAGCAGAGGCCCCAGGGCCCTATCATGTCTCCTTATGAGAATCTGAATCCTCCCCTCCCACAGAGTGACATCAGGGGCAGAGATATCAGTCACACCAGAAGCAGGTCAGACCCAGGTAATGCCTGGCTGCTGGCCATCGACAGAGTGGACCGCCAACGTGAAGTACCTGCCATGTCTCCAATCTCCCCTGGTCAGCAGCTTTCAGACCCTAGTGATTACATCAGGCACCAGAGGGTTCATTGGCCTGGCAAGGAGCCAGTCCCTCCCATGAGAGAGAGCGTCTCCAGGAGAACCCAGTCCAAGCAGGGCACCCCCCAACAATATCAGCCACAGCCACAGCATTGCAACGTCCCCATGCTCCTAGATGTTAAGAACGTGGAGCAGAGTGAGGGTGGTCATAGTAGAGGCTATGACCAGGACAAGGTCATTATGGGCAACACTGCTAACAGCTACTCTGCCCGATTAAAACCAAGCATCCCCAGGAGACCACGATCACAGAGCATCAAAGAGCCTCGTTACTACCACCATGTCAAATCACCTGTGGAACCAGATCACCCTGGGTCCTTCTCCACTCAGCACCACAGGAGAACTCAGAGCACCAAGGCCATGCCCTCTCACTATGATAACCTGGAGGGGTACTACCCAGCTCCCAAGCCCAAACCCTCAGGATCTGGTAAGGCCATGCCAGGGCCGTTCCCTGGCCATGGCTGCATGCCCCCACACAGTCACAGACTGCTGTCACATGGCCTAGGGGGCCATGGGGCCTTCCTGCAGACAGGCCTCAGGCCGGAAGCTGGAGTCTATGCTGAGTGA